ACGTTTCTTAATTTCTTCTTGAATATTCATAAGTTCTCTTTCTTTGATTCTCTATTTTTCTTGTTTCAATAGTTAAGAATGATTTTTACATTGGATTTTACCATTCCTTTCAACACTCCATTATATCGGATTTTAGCATTTTTTTCAATTTCTATTTTATATTGAATAAAAGCTTTTCCTTGTAGTCAAATAGATAGAAAATCGTGACAATTCTAGCAAAAATGATATAATAAAACAAAAAGGAGATATAATCATGTTCAAAGAATTTGGTGTAACTAATTTAGAAGTAACAAAAGATGATATTTACAAGAATCCAAGCAACCCTATTTTACGCATGTATGATGACGATGAATTAATTGGAACCTTTAGTATTCTAACTGGAGAAGTATTGGAAAATTTGGACTTAGCAGACTATGACATTCGTTTTGCTCAAAAACAAATTGAGTTGAATAGCGATAACTACCTTGAAACATGGAAGGATTACGTGGGATTACTACATGCCTAAATATTCTTTCCTAATACTCTTCAAAAATCAAATTCAAACCACGTCAGCATCGGATTGTCGTAAATATATGTAACTGACTTCGTCAGTCTTATCTACCACCTCAAAGCAGTGCTTTGAGCAGCCTGCGCCTAGCTTTCTAGTTTGCTCTTTGATTTTTATTGAGTATAAAGCATGGTATTGAAATTCGTCCTAACGAACATAACCATAAGGGTCAAAAAGAGCATATCCACTTTTATATCCACGGAGAAGAAGTGGGTTCAATGTTTCTGAACGGTGAACTGAGAGATGGTAAAGCAAAAGCAAAAGACCTAAAAATGATAAGGCAATATGTCTTAGAAAATGCAGTTGAACTTCAGGCTTTATGGAATGAATACCAAAAGAGTGCATATTAAAATCAAAGAATCTTAGTTTGCTAATCAACAACAAACAAAAACTATCTAGCAATTTTAATGCCTACTATTCAACTATTGCCCCACTTAGGTACTAACCATCCTACTCCACTTGCAATTTCCCAAATAAATGTTACAATAAACATAGAAAAAGGGGTTGCGTCAACAACACCCCACAGAGCCGTTTAAGACGGTGGCTGTAATTATATAACTAAAAAAATAGCTCGTTAACTCGCCAAAGTTAGGACGGCTATTTTTTTGTCTCTTTAAAAATCTCTTTCTTGACTTGCCAGATGTCTTTTTTCAGCTTTACCTCCCTTATTTATAGGAAAATATGGTAAAATAGAACAGACTAAAAATCATCATTTCACGAAAGGATGCAAGATGAAAATTACGCAAGAAGAGGTAACACACGTTGCCAATCTTTCAAAATTAAGATTCTCTGAAGAAGAAACTGCTGCCTTTGCGACTACCTTGTCTAAGATTGTTGACATGGTTGAATTGCTGGGCGAAGTTGACACTACTGGTGTCGCACCTACTACGACTATGGCTGACCGTAAGACCGTACTCCGCCCTGATGTGGCCGAAGAAGGAACAGACCGTAATCGCTTGTTTAAAAACGTACCTGAAAAAGACAACTACTATATCAAGGTACCAGCTATCCTAGACGATGGAGGAGATGCCTAATGACTTTCAACAATAAAACCATTGAAGACTTGCACAATCTCCTTGTCTCTAAGGAAATTTCTGCAACAGAATTAACCCAAGCTACGCTTGAAGATATCAAGTCTCGCGAGACAGCTATCAACGCTTTTATCACCATCGCTGAGGAGCAAGCCCTTGCGCAAGCTAAGGCTATTGATGAAGCTGGAATTGATGCTGATAATGTCCTCTCAGGAATTCCATTGGCTGTTAAGGATAACATCTCTACAAACAGTATTCTCACAACCGCTGCCTCAAAAATGCTCTACAACTACGAGCCAATCTTTGATGCGACTGCGGTTGCCAATGCAAAAACCAAGGGTATGATTGTCGTTGGAAAAACCAACATGGACGAATTTGCCATGGGTGGATCAGGTGAAACTTCACACTACGGCGCTACTAAAAATGCTTGGGACCACAGCAAGGTTCCTGGTGGCTCATCAAGTGGTTCTGCTGCAGCTGTAGCTTCAGGACAAGTCCGCTTGTCACTTGGTTCTGATACTGGTGGTTCTATCCGCCAACCAGCTGCCTTCAACGGGATCGTTGGTCTCAAACCAACCTACGGAACAGTTTCTCGTTTTGGTCTCATTGCCTTTGGTAGCTCATTAGACCAGATTGGACCTTTTGCACCAACTGTTAAGGAAAATGCTCTCTTGCTCAATGCTATTGCCAGCGAAGACGCTAAAGACTCTACTTCTGCTCCTGTCCGCATCGCCGACTTTACTTCAAAAATCGGCCAAGACATCAAGGGTATGAAAATTGCTTTACCTAAGGAATACCTTGGTGAAGGAATTGACCCAGAAGTTAAGGAAACCATTCTGAATGCTGCCAAACACTTTGAAAAACTGGGTGCCATCGTTGAAGAAGTCAGCCTGCCTCACTCAAAATACGGTGTTGCCGTATACTACATCATCGCTTCATCAGAAGCTTCATCAAACTTGCAACGCTTTGACGGTATCCGTTATGGCTACCGCGCAGAGGATGCAACCAACCTTGATGAAATCTATGTAAACAGCCGTAGCCAAGGTTTCGGTGAAGAAGTGAAACGCCGTATCATGCTAGGTACATTCAGTCTTTCATCAGGTTACTACGATGCTTACTACAAGAAAGCTGGTCAGGTCCGTACCCTCATCATCCAAGATTTCGAAAAAGTCTTTGCGGATTACGATTTGATTTTGGGTCCAACTGCTCCAAGTGTTGCCTATGACTTGGATTCGCTCAACCATGACCCAGTTGCCATGTACTTGGCTGACCTATTGACCATCCCAGTCAACTTAGCTGGTCTCCCAGGAATTTCGATTCCAGCCGGATTCTCTCAAGGCCTACCTGTCGGACTCCAATTGATTGGTCCTAAGTACTCAGAAGAAACCATTTACCAAGCTGCCGCTGCTTTTGAAGCAACAACAGACTACCACAAACAACAACCCGTGATTTTTGGAGGTGATAACTAATGAACTTTGAAACAGTCATTGGACTTGAAGTCCACGTAGAGCTCAACACCAATTCAAAAATCTTCTCACCCACTTCTGCCCACTTCGGAAATGACCAAAATGCCAATACAAATGTGATTGACTGGTCTTTCCCAGGAGTTCTGCCAGTTCTCAATAAAGGTGTTGTCGATGCCGGTATCAAGGCTGCTCTTGCCCTCAACATGGACATCCACAAAAAGATGCACTTTGACCGCAAGAACTACTTCTACCCTGATAATCCCAAAGCCTACCAAATTTCTCAGTTTGATGAGCCAATCGGCTATAACGGTTGGATTGAAGTCGAGCTAGAAGACGGTACAACTAAGAAAATCGGTATCGAACGTGCCCACCTAGAAGAAGACGCTGGTAAAAATACCCACGGTACAGATGGCTACTCTTATGTTGACCTCAACCGCCAAGGGGTGCCATTGATTGAGATTGTATCTGAAGCTGACATGCGTTCTCCTGAAGAAGCCTATGCTTATCTAACAGCCCTCAAGGAAGTTATCCAGTACGCTGGCATTTCTGACGTTAAGATGGAAGAAGGTTCTATGCGTGTGGATGCCAATATCTCCCTTCGCCCTTATGGTCAAGAAAAATTCGGCACCAAAACTGAGTTGAAGAACCTCAACTCCTTCTCAAACGTTCGCAAAGGTCTTGAATACGAAGTTCAACGTCAAGCTGAAATCCTTCGCTCAGGTGGTCAAATCCGCCAAGAGACACGCCGTTATGACGAAGCTAACAAGGCAACCATCCTCATGCGTGTCAAGGAAGGGGCTGCAGACTACCGCTACTTCCCAGAACCAGACCTACCCCTCTTTGAAATCTCAGATGAGTGGATCGAGGAAATGCGTACAGAGTTACCAGAGTTTCCAAAAAAACGCCGTGCACGTTATGTATCTGAACTTGGATTATCAGACTACGATGCTAGCCAGTTGACTGCTAACAAAGTCACATCTGACTTCTTTGAGAAAGCTGTCGCCCTCGGTGGTGATGCAAAACAAGTCTCTAACTGGCTCCAAGGCGAAGTCGCTCAATTCTTGAACGCTGAAGGCAAGACACTGGAACAAATCGAATTGACACCAGAAAACTTGGTTGAAATGATTGCCATCATCGAAGACGGCACTATCTCTTCTAAGATTGCCAAGAAAGTCTTTGTCCATCTAGCCAAAAATGGCGGTGGAGCGCGTGAATACGTGGAAAAAGCAGGTATGGTCCAAATCTCAGATCCAGCTGTCTTGATTCCAATTATCCACCAAGTCTTTGACGATAACGAAGCCGCAGTTGCCGACTTCAAGTCAGGCAAACGGAATGCAGATAAGGCCTTTACAGGCTTCCTCATGAAAGCAACCAAAGGCCAAGCCAACCCACAAGTCGCCCTTAAACTACTTGCACAAGAATTAGCGAAGTTGAAAGAAGATGAATAACAGACTTTTTATATACCTTTTTCTACTTTAGTACTTTAGAAAGAAGAAAAAATGAACAAATTTTTACGATTGCTATTTATTTTAGTCATCATCGCTATGTTAGGTGCTTCTATACTACAAATTTTCTTTCCATCATACATGGGAAGTCACTCCGGGTACGGAATCTCTGCTGGTTGGCAACGAGAAATTGGAATATGGAACCTAGCTGTATTAATTCTTATTCTCGGTGTCAATATTAAGTACGATTGGTTTTATCTACGAATTGTGCTTCTCGCTCTCATCTTCGGTGGGATTGGAATAGGAACAAATCACTTAGTCAATTTTATGGAGTATCATTCTCCTATAAATGCTATCGGTGCTTTCGAAAATTACTTGCTAGCGACGGGGTGGATTGTAGGGTGGCTCATTGAACACCATTCCATAAAGAAGATAACTGCTAGTAAATAACGACAAGTATATCTTAGATGATATTTAAAGGTTATAATATAGTTTAATAATCATTCAAATTAAGAGATTTACCTTTTCAATAGACTCAATGCCAATCAAGAACTCTTTAACGAACTTGCTAAACCAAAGGTCAAGCCAACCCACAAGTCGCCCTTAAACTACTTGCACAAGAATTAGCGAAGTTGAAAGAAGATTAATATGTAAAAGAAACCAGCCCTGAGGTTGGTTTTTTCGCCCCTACCAAATCCCATTAACTATTTTGGCTTTATTTCCAGAAGATTTTATGGTAGAATGAAGAGTAATAATATTTATTAAAGAGGTAAAAACATGATTGAAGCAAGCAAATTGAAAGCTGGTATGACATTTGAAACTGCAGACGGAAAATTGATCCGCGTTTTGGAAGCTAGCCACCACAAACCAGGTAAAGGAAACACAATCATGCGTATGAAATTGCGTGATGTCCGTACTGGTTCTACATTTGACACAAGCTACCGTCCAGAAGAAAAATTCGAACAAGCTATTATCGAAACTGTTCCAGCTCAATACTTGTACAAAATGGATGAAACTGCCTACTTCATGAACACTGAAACTTACGACCAATACGAAATCCCAGTCGTAAACGTTGAAAATGAATTGCTTTACATCCTTGAAAACTCTGATGTGAAAATCCAATTCTACGGAACTGAAGTGATCGGTGTAACTGTACCAACTACTGTTGAATTGACAGTTGCTGAAACACAACCATCTATCAAAGGTGCTACTGTTACAGGTTCTGGTAAACCAGCGACTATGGAAACTGGACTTGTTGTCAACGTTCCTGACTTCATCGAAGCTGGACAAAAATTGATCATCAACACTGCAGAAGGAACTTACGTTTCTCGTGCCTAATCTCTAGAAAGAGGTCATTCTATGGGAATTGAAGAACAATTTGGCGAAATCGTTATCGCTCCACGTGTACTTGAAAAAATCATTGCCATCGCAACCGCTAAAGTTGATGGTGTCCACTCATTTTCAAATAAATCCGTATCTGATACCCTATCAAAACTCTCTCTTGGTCGTGGCGTCTACTTAAAAGAAAGCAACGAAGAACTAACTGCTGACATCTACCTCTATCTTGAGTACGGTGTGAAAGTACCAAAAGTGGCTCTTGCTATTCAAAAAGCAGTCAAAGATGCTGTCCGTGATATGGCTGATGTGGAACTTGCTGCTGTCAACATCCATGTTGCAGGAATCGTTCCAGATAAAACACCAAAACCTGAGTTGAAAGATCTATTTAACGAGGACTTCCTCAATGACTAGTCCATTATTAGAATCTAGACGTGAACTTCGTAAATGCGCTTTTCAAGCTCTTATGAGCCTTGAATTTGACACAGATGTGGAAACAGCTTGTCACTTTGCCTACACGCATGATCGTGAAGATGCAGATGTGCAAATCCCAGCCTTTCTTCTGAACTTGGTTTCTGGTGTTCAAACTCAAAAAGATGAGTTGGATAAACAAATCAACCAGCACCTCAAGCCAGGCTGGACAGTTGAACGTTTGACCTTGGTCGAAAAAAACTTACTACGCTTGGGAATCTTTGAAATCACATCATTTGATACACCTCAGCTGGTAGCAGTCAATGAAGCCATTGAACTCGCTAAGAATTTTTCAGATCAAAAATCAGCCCGCTTTATCAACGGACTGCTCAGTCAATTTGTGACTGAAGAATAGTAGATAGAAAACAGTGTTTGACAGATATCAAACACTGTTTTCTTTGCTTCCACTATCTTAAAAAGTGGTAATAGACATAATTATAAACAAAAATCCAGATGGGTTTTGCATAAATGAGAAAGTTAAAAAAACTATGGCACAGGATGGTGATTTTTAAGTTCTTTGTCCATCGATATACTAGAACAAAGAAAAGACCAACAAGAATATAAATAATCAAACTGATAGGATCTCGGTGAGTTAGGATCAAATGACTAAGTCCAAAGATAAGAGCAGATAGAATAACATCCAGATAGTACTTGGACTGGTGGAAAAAGGTATTCATAAAATACCCTCTATCAATTAGTTCCTCTGATATAGGTGCGACGACTACTGTTAAACTAAAACTGAGAACAGTTGATAGAAAAGTTGGTTGCCTATTGGAGTATAGAATCGAAAGAAGGTCTTGAAAGATATACTTGTTATCAACCAAATAGTGATACTGTATCTGAAAAGCATCCACCAATTGACGAACAAAATAAGTAGCCACTAGACCAACTACAAGGTAAAAGAATCTTGACTTCTTTGAACCCTTTTTCTCAAAAATATAGAGCATCTCTTTCTTTTTCAACCAGCAGACAAATAAGACTACAAGAACTAGTTCCCAAACAAGTGAAATGACAGAATAGCCATCTATCCCCCATCCTAAAAACTTAGTGATTTGCACAACACCTAACTCTGGTAGATAAACTGATAGAAATACCAGTAAGATATATACTCCTAAATGCCCTAGTTTTTTCATACTTACCCCTTTAATTTATCAATAGCCAATACCAGAACCACGTCTAGTCGCATGAGTCAGTATTGTACTCCATTCTGTCGCTAAACTATATGCATGTGGCGAATCCCAATGTCTATCATCAACCAACCAAATCATTCTACCACCTGAAGTTTGCTCTAAGTTCTCAGATGAAAGAACTGTAAATGTTTCTGTACCTGTCATTGCAAGTACCTCCTTAAAATAAATTTTTGTAAGCTTACATCTACAGTATACATCTTTTTTGCCTATTTAATAGTCCATCTCCTCAACTGTCAATTTTTTAACCTGAAGTGCATATTTCTATAAAAAATGAGACCTTTCTAGTCTCATTTAGTCATTCTTAGTATTTTCTAAATCGTTGGTAACGTTCTTCCAACAACTCTTCTAGAGGTTTTAGTGAAAGCAGAGCTAGCTCAGCTTGAAGTTCTTTTTTGACACTCTTAATCAGTTCTTTGCTAGAAAGTCCTGCTTCAGAAATCACCTTATCCACCACGGCCATTT
This portion of the Streptococcus mitis B6 genome encodes:
- the gatA gene encoding Asp-tRNA(Asn)/Glu-tRNA(Gln) amidotransferase subunit GatA, encoding MTFNNKTIEDLHNLLVSKEISATELTQATLEDIKSRETAINAFITIAEEQALAQAKAIDEAGIDADNVLSGIPLAVKDNISTNSILTTAASKMLYNYEPIFDATAVANAKTKGMIVVGKTNMDEFAMGGSGETSHYGATKNAWDHSKVPGGSSSGSAAAVASGQVRLSLGSDTGGSIRQPAAFNGIVGLKPTYGTVSRFGLIAFGSSLDQIGPFAPTVKENALLLNAIASEDAKDSTSAPVRIADFTSKIGQDIKGMKIALPKEYLGEGIDPEVKETILNAAKHFEKLGAIVEEVSLPHSKYGVAVYYIIASSEASSNLQRFDGIRYGYRAEDATNLDEIYVNSRSQGFGEEVKRRIMLGTFSLSSGYYDAYYKKAGQVRTLIIQDFEKVFADYDLILGPTAPSVAYDLDSLNHDPVAMYLADLLTIPVNLAGLPGISIPAGFSQGLPVGLQLIGPKYSEETIYQAAAAFEATTDYHKQQPVIFGGDN
- the nusB gene encoding transcription antitermination factor NusB, with the translated sequence MTSPLLESRRELRKCAFQALMSLEFDTDVETACHFAYTHDREDADVQIPAFLLNLVSGVQTQKDELDKQINQHLKPGWTVERLTLVEKNLLRLGIFEITSFDTPQLVAVNEAIELAKNFSDQKSARFINGLLSQFVTEE
- the gatC gene encoding Asp-tRNA(Asn)/Glu-tRNA(Gln) amidotransferase subunit GatC, with the translated sequence MKITQEEVTHVANLSKLRFSEEETAAFATTLSKIVDMVELLGEVDTTGVAPTTTMADRKTVLRPDVAEEGTDRNRLFKNVPEKDNYYIKVPAILDDGGDA
- the efp gene encoding elongation factor P; its protein translation is MIEASKLKAGMTFETADGKLIRVLEASHHKPGKGNTIMRMKLRDVRTGSTFDTSYRPEEKFEQAIIETVPAQYLYKMDETAYFMNTETYDQYEIPVVNVENELLYILENSDVKIQFYGTEVIGVTVPTTVELTVAETQPSIKGATVTGSGKPATMETGLVVNVPDFIEAGQKLIINTAEGTYVSRA
- the gatB gene encoding Asp-tRNA(Asn)/Glu-tRNA(Gln) amidotransferase subunit GatB, encoding MNFETVIGLEVHVELNTNSKIFSPTSAHFGNDQNANTNVIDWSFPGVLPVLNKGVVDAGIKAALALNMDIHKKMHFDRKNYFYPDNPKAYQISQFDEPIGYNGWIEVELEDGTTKKIGIERAHLEEDAGKNTHGTDGYSYVDLNRQGVPLIEIVSEADMRSPEEAYAYLTALKEVIQYAGISDVKMEEGSMRVDANISLRPYGQEKFGTKTELKNLNSFSNVRKGLEYEVQRQAEILRSGGQIRQETRRYDEANKATILMRVKEGAADYRYFPEPDLPLFEISDEWIEEMRTELPEFPKKRRARYVSELGLSDYDASQLTANKVTSDFFEKAVALGGDAKQVSNWLQGEVAQFLNAEGKTLEQIELTPENLVEMIAIIEDGTISSKIAKKVFVHLAKNGGGAREYVEKAGMVQISDPAVLIPIIHQVFDDNEAAVADFKSGKRNADKAFTGFLMKATKGQANPQVALKLLAQELAKLKEDE
- a CDS encoding DUF4160 domain-containing protein, producing MSIKHGIEIRPNEHNHKGQKEHIHFYIHGEEVGSMFLNGELRDGKAKAKDLKMIRQYVLENAVELQALWNEYQKSAY
- a CDS encoding Asp23/Gls24 family envelope stress response protein, whose product is MGIEEQFGEIVIAPRVLEKIIAIATAKVDGVHSFSNKSVSDTLSKLSLGRGVYLKESNEELTADIYLYLEYGVKVPKVALAIQKAVKDAVRDMADVELAAVNIHVAGIVPDKTPKPELKDLFNEDFLND
- a CDS encoding CPBP family intramembrane glutamic endopeptidase, which encodes MKKLGHLGVYILLVFLSVYLPELGVVQITKFLGWGIDGYSVISLVWELVLVVLFVCWLKKKEMLYIFEKKGSKKSRFFYLVVGLVATYFVRQLVDAFQIQYHYLVDNKYIFQDLLSILYSNRQPTFLSTVLSFSLTVVVAPISEELIDRGYFMNTFFHQSKYYLDVILSALIFGLSHLILTHRDPISLIIYILVGLFFVLVYRWTKNLKITILCHSFFNFLIYAKPIWIFVYNYVYYHFLR